The nucleotide window AATTATGTCTGTTCAGTTATTTCTTATTTTACTATAGTATTTCATAAGGAGTGATGATTATGCAAAACATCGTGTTCGACTATAAAACAAAAAATGAAGAATTATGGAATGCCATCACGCACGGCATTGGTTTATTAATTAGCATCCCCGCTTGTGTCTGGCTTATTTTACAGGCAATTGCAAAGGGAGGTGCTGTAGAAATTGTCTCCTACAGCATTTTTGGGGCATCTTTAATTATTTTATTTTTAAATTCTACTTTGCTGCACAGTATGCCTGAGCGCTTTAAGTATTTCTTTGCCATTCTTGACCATTCTGCTATTTATATTTTAATCGCAGGCACGTACACACCGTTTTTGCTCATTACGTTAGATGGCGCATTAAGCATTACATTGCTGTGCATTATTTGGGGCATTGCCATATTTGGTGTCGTCTTTAAATGCTTATTTATTTATCGCTTTGAAGCATTTTCCTTAGGCCTATATATCGCTATGGGCTGGCTCATTATTTTTGTCATTAAGCCCGTTTACACATTTTTGCAGTTTGAAGGCTTTTTATTGCTGCTAGCAGGTGGTTTATGCTTTACATTCGGTGCGATTTTCTATGCATGGAACCGTCTTCCGTACAACCACGCAATTTGGCATATTTTTGTGATTGCAGGCTGTGCTTGCATGGTGAG belongs to Lysinibacillus louembei and includes:
- the trhA gene encoding PAQR family membrane homeostasis protein TrhA, with the protein product MQNIVFDYKTKNEELWNAITHGIGLLISIPACVWLILQAIAKGGAVEIVSYSIFGASLIILFLNSTLLHSMPERFKYFFAILDHSAIYILIAGTYTPFLLITLDGALSITLLCIIWGIAIFGVVFKCLFIYRFEAFSLGLYIAMGWLIIFVIKPVYTFLQFEGFLLLLAGGLCFTFGAIFYAWNRLPYNHAIWHIFVIAGCACMVSCVLFYL